Proteins co-encoded in one Halorussus lipolyticus genomic window:
- a CDS encoding GtrA family protein codes for MGDSGYRAVARHPTVVRLYRFVIVGASAALVQTAVLWLLVEFGGLNYLVGATIAIEFTIILQYVVNNAWTFQHAKYTTRYDYFVGLVRTNIVRGSAIPLQLGLLWAFVNWGGLVYLLANGFAIFISGLYRYYLDSRWTWQIA; via the coding sequence GTGGGAGACTCCGGATACCGCGCCGTCGCACGCCATCCGACAGTCGTCCGACTCTACCGGTTCGTCATCGTCGGCGCGAGCGCGGCGCTCGTCCAAACCGCCGTTCTGTGGCTCCTCGTGGAGTTCGGCGGCCTCAACTACCTCGTCGGGGCCACCATCGCCATCGAGTTTACCATCATCCTCCAGTACGTGGTGAACAACGCGTGGACCTTCCAACACGCCAAGTACACCACGAGATACGACTACTTCGTCGGTCTCGTCCGAACCAACATCGTCCGGGGAAGCGCGATTCCCCTCCAGTTGGGGCTTCTGTGGGCGTTCGTAAACTGGGGCGGGTTGGTCTACCTGCTGGCCAACGGGTTCGCCATCTTCATCAGCGGCCTCTATCGGTACTATCTGGACTCGCGGTGGACGTGGCAGATTGCGTGA